The stretch of DNA TCAATGTCTCTTTGGGCTGGTGAGGTATGCAATGCAAATGTCTCGATGATCAGCCAAATGCCACATGTAATTTCATAATTTATTTACCAAGAAAATCGCAGAAGGAGAGACATGAGCGCAACCGCTTTTATGCCTACTGTCACCACCAGAACTGTCGAACAGCAGGCGATCAAGGCCGGACGGAAGCCCGGCAGGCGCACCGATGAGGTGATTGCCGCTTCGGTGCTTTCAGATGGCATATACGAGCTGGTCATCCGCGATCCGTATGTGGCCAGAACCGCAGAACCGGCACAGTTCGTGAACCTCTATCCTTCTGATGCCAGAATGGTGCTGCCTCGCCCGTTTGGGGTCGCCAAGATCGAGGGCGATGACGTAACGTTGATCTACCAGATCGTCGGGGCTGGAACGCAAGAGTTTTCACAGCTTCAAGCTGGAGATGTTGTCGATGTCCTCGGGCCGTTGGGCAAGCCGTTCGATGTCTCCAAGCCCGCTAATTATGTACTTGTTGGTGGAGGCCTTGGTGTGCCGCCGCTACTGTATGCCGCACAAATACTCAACCAACGCAACGATGGCAGCGAGGTTACTTCCGTTTTCGGTTATCGAGACGAGTGTTTTGCCGACGATTTGGTTGCGCCTTTTGCGGATAGAACTCATAGCATTGTCAATGCCGAAGGCAACGTCGTCGATTTGCTCAACGACATCGAAGACGAGCTCAACAATGCTGGTAAGCAGCCGATAATCCTTTCCTGCGGACCGACGCCGATGATGAAAGCAGTCGCAGCATGGGCCAGCAAGCGCAACATTCCCGCCCAATTCAGCCTCGAAGCCCGCATGGGCTGCGGCTATGGAGCGTGTGTGGCTTGCGTGGTCGATACGCCGAGCGGAAGGCTGAAGGTCTGCAAGGATGGCCCTGTTTTCACCACTGAAGAACTTGGCTGGGAGGCGTGAGCACGATGACGATTACTAGCAATGCGAATACTAGCAACGAAAGAACTGCTGCAATGAGTGAACAGACGGAACAGGCCGAACAAATGAATGTCTTCGAACCCCACGAATGGCGTCACAAGACCATCGTCGCAGGGACGGAATGGAAGAATCTGGTCGGCACAGCCTCGGGCACGTTCCAGCTCGACGCCTGCGGAGACTACTATGACGTCAGTCAGATGGGCGCCATCTGTACCAAAGGCGTCTCTCCGGTACCTTGGGAAGGCAATCCTTCGCCTAGAACCGCCGAATCCCCGTCCGGCATGGTCAACGCCGTCGGCTTGCAGAATCCCGGCGTCGACCACTATTTGATAGACGAATTGCCACGACTCAAGAAGCTCGGTGCGATGGTCATCACCAACGTCGCCGGCCACAGCGACGAGGACTATACCCAGGTTGTCGAGAAACTTGCCGATTCCGAAGCTGACATGTTGGAAATCAACGTCAGCTGCCCGAACGTCAGCCACGGTGGCATGAGCGTCGGCACCGACCCCGTGGTACTCAGCCGGCTGATCAAGCACTTGCGGACGCTGACCGACAAGCCGATGATTGTCAAGCTTTCCCCAAACGTCACCGACATCGTGCAAATCGCACACGCAGCAGTGGATGCCGGAGCGGACGCGCTGAGCCTCATCAACACGCTGGTCGGCATGCGCATTGACATCAACACCGGCAAGCCGATCATCGCCAACCGTACCGGCGGCGTCTCCGGCCCCGCTATCTTCCCCATAGCCCTGAGCTTCGTCTGGCGCGTGCGCCAGGCCATCCCCGACATCCCGATTATCGGCATCGGTGGTATTGATTCGGGGGAGAAGGCGTTGGAATATCTCTACGCCGGTGCGAACGCCGTCGAGGTCGGAGCCGCCGCGCTGTTCGACCCGACCGCTCCTATGCGCGTTGCACGTGAGCTGGATGATTTGCTTGATTCCCGCCCCGAGCTTGCCGCGAAACTTGCCAAAGGGCAGACTTGGTGAGCCCATTCAGACAGTAAATATTTTATGATGTTTATTGACGTGAAAGGTTAAATGAATATGACCGAAAATAAAACCAAGAAACCAACAAAAAATTCGCGAAAGCCTGCAAAGCCCGTCATGACACCGATTGACGAGCGATTCACCGAATTCCTGCTCGAATCCGGTGCGCTGAAATTCGGTGACTTCACGCTGAAGTCTGGCCGACAGTCGCCTTACTTCATCAATGCGGGTGCATTCAATGACGGCCGTAAAATCGCCACGTTGGGTGCGTTTTACGCCGAAAAAATCACGTCATCCATTGCAGACGGCACACTTCCCAAGGATATCGCCACGATTTTCGGACCGGCGTATAAGGGCATTCCGCTGGCGGTTTCCACGGCCATCGCGCTGACCAGCATGCACCGCATGGAGATCGGGTATACCTTCGATCGCAAGGAAAAGAAAGACCACGGTGACGGTGGCATCCTCGTCGGCACGCCGCTTAAGGATGGCATGAAGGTTCTATTGGTCGATGACGTGATGACCGCCGGCACCGCCGTGCGTGAGGTTGTTCCGAAACTCAAGTCCGCCGCAAACGTCGATATCGTGGGCCTTGTCCTTTCGGTCGATCGCATGGAAAAGACCAAGGATTCCGACATCTCTGCCGTCAAGTCGGTAGAGCAGGAATTCGGCTTCCCCGTCCTCTCCATCGCCAACGTCCGTGAGATTTTCGCCTCCGCCTCACGCATGGTCACCGTAGATGGCAAGCCGCTGCTCGATGATGATCTCAAGGAGCGAGCCGATAAATATTTGGCCAAGTATGGTGCCTGACATAAAAGTTTGATGTATTAGGCAGTTTTTATATTTGATGTCTATTTCTTATGCGTGGAGTAAGGTTTAACCAGCATTACGTCAACAAGGGAGCCGTATGCAACAGGAATACACACAGCCGCTGGTAAAGCCGATCGAAAGCGACCGGAACATTTTCACATTGCTTGACGATCGTGCCAAGCGTACGCCGAATGAGTCGCTGGTTGAATATGTCGGCGGCGACGGCAAGTGGCAATCGTTTACGGCGACACAGTTCCGCGACAAGGTCATCGGACTTGCCAAAGGCTTGATTGCCCGTGGCATCAAACCTGGAGATTCTGTGGCAATCATCGCGCACACATCCTGGCAGTGGACGGCGCTGGACGTGGCTATCATGTCGATCGGTGCGCTCACGGTTCCTGTCTACGAGACTAATTCGCCCGCCCAAGTGCAGATGATTTTCAACGATTCCAATGTCAAAATGGCCTTCGCTGAAGACGATGCGCAACGCGACAAGATTGATGCCGTAAGCGATTCATGTGCCGACCTCAAAGATGTCTACGTCATTGCCGCCGGTGCCATTGAAACAATCGAGAAGTTCGGGCAAGGTATCACCGACGATGAATTCTGGCAGCGTGAGAAGGCGGTCAAAGGCAGCGATCTGGCCACTATCGTCTACACGTCTGGGTCTACGGGAACACCGAAGGGCATCGAGCTGACTCATTCGAATTTCGTGTTCATCACTATCTCCGGCGTGCAATCCATGGGCGACATCCTGAACAAACCCGGTCGCAGACTGCTGCTGTTCCTGCCTTTGGCGCACGTGTTCGCCCGTTTCATGCAGCTTGTTTGCTTTGCGGGAACGGTCACGCTTGGTCTGTCAAGCAATCTCAAGACCATTCTGGCAGATTTCCGTACATTCAAGCCGACGTTTATTCTTGCCGTCCCGCGTATCTTCGAGAA from Bifidobacterium sp. ESL0728 encodes:
- a CDS encoding dihydroorotate dehydrogenase electron transfer subunit: MPTVTTRTVEQQAIKAGRKPGRRTDEVIAASVLSDGIYELVIRDPYVARTAEPAQFVNLYPSDARMVLPRPFGVAKIEGDDVTLIYQIVGAGTQEFSQLQAGDVVDVLGPLGKPFDVSKPANYVLVGGGLGVPPLLYAAQILNQRNDGSEVTSVFGYRDECFADDLVAPFADRTHSIVNAEGNVVDLLNDIEDELNNAGKQPIILSCGPTPMMKAVAAWASKRNIPAQFSLEARMGCGYGACVACVVDTPSGRLKVCKDGPVFTTEELGWEA
- a CDS encoding dihydroorotate dehydrogenase, which translates into the protein MSEQTEQAEQMNVFEPHEWRHKTIVAGTEWKNLVGTASGTFQLDACGDYYDVSQMGAICTKGVSPVPWEGNPSPRTAESPSGMVNAVGLQNPGVDHYLIDELPRLKKLGAMVITNVAGHSDEDYTQVVEKLADSEADMLEINVSCPNVSHGGMSVGTDPVVLSRLIKHLRTLTDKPMIVKLSPNVTDIVQIAHAAVDAGADALSLINTLVGMRIDINTGKPIIANRTGGVSGPAIFPIALSFVWRVRQAIPDIPIIGIGGIDSGEKALEYLYAGANAVEVGAAALFDPTAPMRVARELDDLLDSRPELAAKLAKGQTW
- the pyrE gene encoding orotate phosphoribosyltransferase, which produces MTPIDERFTEFLLESGALKFGDFTLKSGRQSPYFINAGAFNDGRKIATLGAFYAEKITSSIADGTLPKDIATIFGPAYKGIPLAVSTAIALTSMHRMEIGYTFDRKEKKDHGDGGILVGTPLKDGMKVLLVDDVMTAGTAVREVVPKLKSAANVDIVGLVLSVDRMEKTKDSDISAVKSVEQEFGFPVLSIANVREIFASASRMVTVDGKPLLDDDLKERADKYLAKYGA